The genomic DNA GCCCAGTTCCTCGCGAATCTGCGCAAAGCGCGCCGCATCGACCTTGCCGGTCCGGTACACCAGGTACGGCGGCAGCACGTCGAACCCCGGATAGTGCAGGATGCCGTGGTGGATCGGGAACAGGATGTCGTCGATCGGGCCATTGATGCCGCGCGCGCTGTAGTGCGACGCCCAGCCGCCGGCGGTGACGATCAGCATCGCGCGCTTGCCGGCGAGCGTGCCTTCGCCATAGCGGTCGCCCCAGCGCTGGTCCGAGTGTTCGCCGACGCCGTAGGCAAAGCCATAGGCATAGACGCGCTCGACCCAGCCCTTCAGGATGGCCGGCATCGAGAACCACCACAGCGGGAACTGCAGGATCACGGCGTCGGCCCAGCGCAGCTTGTCCTGCTCGCCTGCAATGTCATCGCTCTGCAGCCCGTGGTCGAAGGCATGCTTCGAATCCAGCGACGGGTGGAATGGCTCGTCGGCCTTGGGAACCTTCGAATCGGAGGCGTCGAGCAGCGGCTTCCATTGCATCGCATACAGGTCCGAAAGCTGGACTTCGTGGCCGGCGTCGCGCAAACGCTGCACGGCAAAATCCCGGATGGCACCGTTGAGCGAGCGCGGTTCGGGGTGGGCATAGACCAGCAGTACTTTCATGTCGGTGGCTTCAAGGATTTCAGTGAAGCCAGCATAGGCCGCGGTCAGGTATATTGGAAATGAATATCCAATATTCCAGGTATTGTCATGACTGATTCCGCGTCCAGCCTGAGGCGGCTCGACCTGAACCTGCTGGTGACGCTCGACGTGCTGCTGTCCGAGCACAACGTAACCCGCGCGGCCGAGCGGCTGCATCTGTCCCAGCCCTCGGTCAGCGTCCACCTGGCCCGGCTGCGCGACCACTTCGGCGATCCGCTGTTGCTGCCGGGGCCGCGCGGCATGCGGCCCACCGCCAGGGCCGACGCGCTGCGCCAACCGCTGCGCGAAGCACTCGGCGCACTGGCGCAGGCGGTTTCCGCCGACACACCGTTCGACCCCGCCACGTCGACCCATACCTGGCGCGTGGCCGCAACCGACTATGGCGAATCGACCATCGTGCTGCCGGCGTTGCAAGGGCTGCGCAAGGCGGCGCCGGGCGCGCGGCTGGCGGTGGTGGAGATGGTGCCGACGCGCATCGCCCGGCAGGCCGAGCGCGCCGAGCTGGACCTGGCCTTCCACACCACCGACGGCTCGCCGCCGGCGCTGCACCGGCGCGCGCTGTTCACCGAGCGCTATGTGCTGGTGGGCCGCGCCGGCAATCCGCGGCTGAAGCGGCGGCCCACGCTGGCGCAATTCTGCGCGCTCGAGCACGTGATCGTGTCGCCGGACGGCGGCGGCTTCCACGGTGTCACCGACGAAGCGCTGGCCCGGGCCGGGATGCAGCGGCGCGTGGTGCTGTCGGTGCCGCATTTCCTGTTTGTCACGGCCGCGCTCGCCAGCACCGACCTGGTGGCGATGCTGCCCGAACGGCTGGTGCGCGGCGCTCCGGCATTGCGCGCGGTGGCAGCGCCGGTCGAAGTGCCTGGCTACGAGATGTCGATGCTGTGGCCCGAGCGCGTGCACCGGGATCCGGCGCACCGCTGGCTGCGTGAGCACATCGCCACATCGGTGTAAGTCCGGCCGGATCCCTGTTTGCATACAAAACTGGAATACAATCAGCGCTTTCAACGTTGCGGCAGGGCGCCGTCCCTGCCGCCCAGTTTTGGAGGAGACCATGACGTATCCGGAAACGGGCCTGACGTCCCGCCACGTGGCCGCGCTCGCGCCGATCGAGGATTACCTGCAGGGCCATATCACCGGCAAGGCCGAATTCATGTACCAGGCCTTCGCCGCCGACGCGCGCATCGTCTCGTTCCGCGACGGCAAGCTGCATGCGCTGACGGTCGAGGAATTCGCCACCGCGCGCTGCCCCGGCCATCCGGCCGCGGATGAAGCGCAGCGCAAGCGCTTCATCACGCAGTTCGACGTGGTCGGCAATGCCGGGGTGGCCAAGGTGGTGCTGGAATACCCGGGCGTGACCTTCACCGACTACATGACGCTGCTCGAGATCGACGGCGTCTGGAAGATCGTCAACAAGACCTTCAGCGCCGCGGCGCGCTGAGCCGGGGCTCCAGAGCCCTCGCGGCCGCGGTTCAGGCCGGCAACACCGCTGTCGCCTCGATCTCGAACAGCATGTTGTCCAGGGCCAGCCGCGGCACCGGGATCAGCGTGCACGCCGGCGTCGGCCGGTCGCCCCACATCTCGCGCAGCGCCGCGCCGAAGGTGCGCAGGCGGTCGTGCGAATGGTCCACCACCAGCACCGTGAGCTTGGCCACGTCGCCGACGTCGGCGCCGGCCGCCTGCAGCGCAATGCGCAGGTTGTGCATGGCGCGCGCCACCTGGCGCGGAAAATCGAGCGGCAGGCAGCCTGCCGCGTCCTCGCCGCCCTGCCCCGAGACATAGACGATGCGGACCGGGCCTTCGACCAGGGCCACGTGCGAATAGCCGTTGGGCCGCGGGTCATACAGGCCCTCGGGGTTGAGCAGGCTCAGCGAGTCATTAAGACGGGCGAAGGGCACCGCGGGCGCAAGGGGCGCTGCAGGAAAAGCAGGCAGCGCGGGCGAGCGCAGCGACGAAGGCGCGAAGGGCGAGAAAGGAAACGTTGTCATCGGCTTGTGGACGGCATCGCGAACAGAGGAGCCGCCAGTATCAAACCTCAAGCTAGGTTAAGGTCAAGCGCGGCCATGGTGGTAGCATGGGCATTCCTGCGTGACTGCGTTCCAGCACCGCCTGCCCTTCGCCATGGCTTCCAAGCAACCGCCCGCCACCCCGCGCCGACGCCGCCCCGCGCCTGCGCAAGAACTGCTCTCCGTCGGTGAAGTCGCGGCACGCACCGGGATTGCGGTGTCCGCCCTGCATTTCTATGAAGCCCGCGGCCTGATCGCCAGCACCCGCAGCGGCGGCAACCAGCGCCGCTATGCGCGCGCCGTGCTGCGGCGGCTGGCGGTGATTCGCGTGGCGCAGCGCATGGGGCTGCCGCTGGCGGTGATCGCCGACGCCATGCGCAAGCTGCCCGATGGCCGCGCGCCGACCGTGGCGGACTGGCGCAGGCTCTCCGCCAGCTGGCGCGACGACCTCGACGAACGGATCCGCACGCTGACGCAATTGCGCGACCAGCTGGACGGGTGCATCGGCTGCGGCTGCCTGTCGCTCAAGGCGTGTCCGTTACGCAATCCGCATGACGCGCTGGCCGGGGAAGGGCCGGGGCCGCATTTCGCGGAGTGAGGCCACACGGCCCCAGCCGTGCCGGCTTACTTGAAGGTCTCGAGGTACGCCAGCAGGTCGGTGATCTGCTGATCGTCGCCCAGCCCCCAGAACCTCATCTTCGTGCCCGGCACTACCTTGCCGGGCGACCGGACGAAGGCGCGCAGCGTGTCATGCGACCACACCACCTTCGACGCGCGCATCGCCTCCGAATACTGGAAATCCGGCGTGCTGCCAGCCGCGCGGCCGAAGATACCGTTCAGTTGCGGACCAAAGCCCGCGCGCGCATTGCGCCCGACGTGGTGGCACGAGGCGCAACGCGTCGCAAACAAGGCCTTGCCGGCCTGGAGATCAGCGGCGGCGGCGGCGGCGGTGGCAGTGGCGGGAATGGCGGTGAAAACGGTCAGTGCCAGCAGGGTGGCGGCGATACGGCGCATGTGCAGCTTGGATCGGAAATGCCGGGGCAGGGTTTGCATGATACAGGCAGCGCCGGCACGCCGCGGCCGGATGCGCGGGTTACACCGCGTCACACTTGCAACACTTCGCGCGCCCCATATTACAGCCCGCCCCCCTACAGTGAGCCCATGTCCAACGCCCCTTGGGAGGCAGCCATGAAACGAATCATCGCAATGGCGGTAGCAGGCGGTGCAATGCTGGTGGCCAGCGCTGGTGCTTACGCCGGTGTGAATATCGATATCGGCATCGGCATGCCTGGCGTGGTGGTGGCGCAGCCGGCGCCGGTCTACCATCCGGCCCCGGTCTATGCGCCGGCGCCGGTGTATGCGCCCGCACCCGTAGCCTACGCGCCGCGCCCGGTCGTGGTGGCACCGCGGCCCGTGGTGGTGGCGCCGGTGCCGGTGCGCTACGACCATGACCGCGGCTATCGCCGCGCCTATTATCGCGGCAACTACGGCGATGGCTACCGCGACGGCTACCACGACCACCGCCGCGAATGGCGCGGACGCGAGTGGGCGCACCGCCATGGCGACCACGATGACCGCGACCACGGGCGCCGCTGGGACTGAACCCTGCCGCATCGCGGGCGGACGCGCGGCCACCGGCTGAAGCGTCCCCCTGCAAGGATTCGCCAGTCACGCTACCCTGTCGGCAACTTCCAATCCGGGCCGGGGCCATGGCCTCGCCCGCCCATGCCCAGGAGCAGCCATGCCACAGCCCCTCAAAATCGACTTCGTCTCCGATATCGCCTGTCCCTGGTGCGCGATCGGCCTTGCCTCGCTGCAGCTGGCGCTGCAGCGCGTGGGCGATGCCGTCGGCGCGGAGATCGTCGTGCATCCGTTCGAGCTGAACCCCGGCATGCGACCCGAAGGCGAAGCCATCGTCGACTACATCGGCCGGAAGTATGGGCGCACGCCGGCGCAGATTGCCGAGACCCAGGCAATGATCCGCGAGCGCGGCGCCGCCGTGGGCTTTGCCTTTGGTCAGCGCACCCGTGTCTACAACACCTTCGACGCCCACCGCCTGCTGCACTGGGCCGGGCTGGAAGGCAAGCAGCTGCCGCTGAAGCAGGCGCTGCTGCGCGCCTACCATGCCGACGGCAAGGACCCGAGCAACCATGACGTGCTGGCCGAAGCCGCACAGGCCGTCGGCCTGGATGCCGCAACGGCGCGCAAGGTGCTGGCGGGCGATGACTATGCCGATGTGGTGCGCGCGGAAGTCCAGGAATACCAGCGCATGGGCATCAACTCGGTGCCGTCCATCATCTTCAACAACCGCTACCTGGTGACCGGCGGGCAGCCGGTGGAGGCGTTCGAGCAGGCCATCCGCGAAATCGTTGCCGAGGCGCAGCAGGCGGGCAATCGTTGAGCGGCCACGCATCGCCACGATAAGAAAGGCCCGACCGGAACCCCGGGCGGGCCAAACCTGCTTCTCGCTCCCTGTTATTCAGCGTGCCGCCGGCTTCATCCCCGTCGCCACGGCATCAGCCGCCAGCGGCGTGCGATTCGCCAGGCCCAGCACCACCTGCCACGCGAACGACACCGCGCCGACGATAAACACCACATCGCCGAAGGTGCGCACCCAGCGCAACGTCTGCAGGATCGGCTGCTGCATGAAGGCCTCGCTGCGCGAATACCACGTGCCGTGCTCGACGCTGGCCAGGAACTGGATGATGCCGATCGGCAGCAGGCTGGTGCCGATCATCAGCACCAGGCCGATGTTCAGGCCCCAGAATGCGGTCTTCATCAGCGCCGGGCTGAGCCGGTAGGCCGGCCGCACGTAGCGCAGCACCAGCAGCGTGAAGCCCAGCGCCAGGAAGCCGTAGACGCCGAACAGCGCGGCATGGGCATGGACCGGCGTGGTGTTCTGGCCCTGGATGTAGTACAGCGCGATCGGCGGATTGATCATGAAGCCGAACACCCCCGCGCCCAGCATGTTCCAGAACGCCACCGCGACAAAGCACATCAGCGGCCACTTCAGGTCGGCCATCCACGGCGCGCGCCGCTTCAGGCTCCAGTTCTCCCAGGCCTCGTGGCCCAGCACGATCAGCGGCACCACTTCCAGCGCGCTGAAGGCGGCGCCCACCGCCATCACCGGCGTGGTGGTGCCGGCAAAGTACAGGTGGTGGAAGGTGCCGGGAATCCCGCCCAGCATGAACAGCGAGGCCGAGGCCAGGCTGGCGGCGGTGGCCATCGGGCGCGACACCAGGCCGAGGGTGGAGAAGATGAAGGCCAGCGCCGTGGTGGCGAAGACCTCGAAGAAGCCCTCCACCCACAGGTGCACCACCCACCAGCGCCAGTACTCCATCACTGTCAGGCTGGTGCGTTCGCCGTAGGCCAGGCCGGCGCCATAGAACAGGCCGATCGCCACCACCGACGAGGTCAGCAGCGCCAGCAGGTTGCGGTCGGTGCCGCGCGCGCGCAGCGCCGGCAGGATGCCGCGCATCATCAGCACCAGCCAGATCAGGATGCCGGCGAACTTGCCGATCTGCCACAGCCGGCCCAGGTCGACGTATTCATAGCCCTGGTGGCCCAGCCAGAAGTTCAGGTGCGGCGGCAGCTTCTGCGCGATCGCCAGGTAGTTGCCGGCGAACGAGCCCACCACCACCACCACCAGCGCCCAGAACAGGACATCGACGCCCAGCCGCTGGAACTTCGGATCCTTGCCGCCGTTGATCAGCGGCGCCAGGAACAGGCCCGCGGCGAGGAAGCCGGTGGCGATCCAGAACAGCGCGCTCTGGATATGCCAGGTGCGCACCAGCGCGTACGGGAACCACTGCGACACGTCGACGCCGTAGAACTTCTGGCCTTCGACGGTGTAGTGCGCGGTGAAGCCGCCCAGGAACACCTGGAACACGAACAGCGCCACCACCAGGAACAGGTACTTGCCGAGCGCGCGCTGCGACGGCGTCAGCGCCACCGACAGCAGCGGGTCGCGTGCCGGCGCCTGCGGCGGCGCTTCTTCCTTGCCGCGCAGGAAGGCCCACGCCCACACCAGGAAGCCGACGCCGGCCAGCAGCACCACCACGCTGATCACCGACCACACCACGTTTTCGCTGGTGGGCTGGTTGCCGATCAGCGGCTCGTGCGGCCAGTTGTTGGTGTAGGTGGCCTCATGGCCCGGGCGCGCGGTCGACGCGGCCCACGCGGTCCAGAAGAAGAAATGCGTCAGCTGCTGGCGGCGCTCGGCGCTCGGCAGCGTGTTCTCCTTCATCGCGAAATGCTCGCGCGTGGTGTGCAGCGCCGGCGCGTCGGAAAAGAGCTGGTCGTAGTAGGCGGCGGTCACGGCGATGGCCTGCGCGCGGCGCTTCGACACGGTCAGCACGTTGCTGGCCGCATCGGCGGCATTGCCGCGGTACTCGGTGCGCAACTGCTCGCGCAAGGCGGCCTGCGCCGGCGCGTCGAGCTGCGCAAAGGCGCGGCCGTAGCCGTCACGCGCGGCCAACTCCAGCCACGCGGTCAGTTCGCGGTGCAGCCAGTCGGCGGTCCAGTCCGGCGCCTGGTAGGCGCCATGGCCCCAGATCGAGCCGAGTTGCATGCCGCCGACCGACTGCCATGCGGTCTGGCCGTCGAGGATGTCGTCGCCGCTGAACAGCGTGCGGCCTTCGGCCGTGACCACCTTGGCCGGAATGGGCGGGGCCTGCCGGTACACCTCGACGCCGTAGTAGCCGAGCAGGGAGAACGTGACCGCCAGCACGGCGATCAGCAGGAACCAGAGTTTGCGGTAGGGACCCATGATGCGAAGTCGTTGAGGATGGTATCGGGCGGGCTCAGGCGTGTGCCGAGCAGCCGCAGCCGCTGGCCTGCGCGGTGGCGGAAGCGGTGGCCGCCGCGCCTTCGAACAGCACGTTGTTTTCCAGGTGGATGTGTTCCATCAGGTCTTCGCGCAGCGTGCGCAGGCCCAGGTAGAGCGCGCGCCAGGTATTGCAGGCGGCGCGCGGCAGCGTGATGTCGTGGGTCAGTTCGGCCAGCCGCTGCAGGGCCACGCCGTGGTCGTCATGCTCGGCGCGCATCACCGTGATCGGGCGGCTCGCGGCGGCATGCAGGCCGCGCAGCAGCATCGGGAACAACACCTGCTCTTCCTTCTGCATATGCGATTCCAGCTCGCCCAGCATCTCGCTCAGGTGGTCGGCCAGCCCCAGCGGGCACTCCGGCCGGTCGCCGTGGACCTGCTCGACCCGCCGCGCCAGGCGGATCAGCTCGGGCAACTGTTCGCGATGGCGGGCATGGAAGCGCACCAGGATATGCTCGATCAGCGCCGCGGGGGTGGCCGTGTTCCAGTCCTGCGCCGACGGATCGGCCTCGGCCTGCAGCGCGCGCAGCTGCGCGGCGATGGCGGCCACGGCGGCGGCATCGAGCCCCTTCTGCTGCGCGGCGTCGCGCAGGGTCTGCTTGCCGCCGCAGCAGAAGTCCAGCCCGTGGTCGTGGAAGATGCGGGTGGCACCGGGAATCTGGCGGGCCAGCTGGCCCAGCGAATGGTCTTGCAACGTCATGGCGGTTTCTCCGTGTGGAAGTGATGACCGTCAGACATACGCGAGCAGCGTGCCAGAAAAAAAACTAGTTGAATCAAGGAATTGGAAATGTCGGGGTACAAATTACCCTATACTTGTCGCGGTACTAATGACCCTGTAAGGTGTTTTCCACCATGATTTCAGCCACCATGCATCCCGACCTGCTGGCCGACCTGGTCATCGATTTGCCGCATGCGGTGCGCCTGCAGCGGCTGGTCAGCGCGTTGCGCACGCATTTCCGCTGCGGCGCGGTGGCGCTGCTGCGGCTGGAGGAAGACCACCTGCGCCCGGTGGCGGTCGACGGCCTGGTGCGCGATGCGCTGGGCCGGCGCTTCGCGGTGGGCCTGCACCCGCGCCTGGCCGCGATCCTGGCGCGCCGCGGCGTGACCTGCTTCCATCACGACAGCATGCTGCCCGACCCCTACGACGGCCTGATCGACGAGCATGTGGGCGAGCCGCTGCCGGTGCATGACTGCATGGGCACCCGGCTGGAAGTGGACGGCCAGCCGTGGGGCGTGCTGACGCTGGACGCGCTCGCGGTCGGCACCTTCGACGGCGCCGCCCAGGCCGAACTGCAGCGCCTGACGGTGATCGTCGAAGCCGCCATCCGCACCACCCGGCTCGAGGGCGAGATCCGCGCGCTGCAGCTTGCGCGCGGCACCCCCGAGTCCGAGGAAGGCGCGGCCCCGCACGACATCGGCGCCGAGATCATCGGCCAGAGCGAGGCCATCGCCAACCTGCTGCATGAGCTGGAAGTGGTGGCCGACACCGACCTGCCGGTGCTGCTGCTGGGCGAGACCGGCGTGGGCAAGGAGTTGTTCGCGCACCGCCTGCATCGCCAGTCGCGCCGGCGCGCGCAGCCACTGGTGCACGTCAACTGCGCCGCGCTGCCGGAATCGCTGGCCGAGAGCGAGTTGTTCGGCCACGCGCGCGGCGCCTTTTCCGGCGCCACCGGCGAGCGCCCGGGGCGCTTCGAGGCCGCCGACGGCGGCACCCTGTTTCTCGACGAGGTGGGCGAGCTGCCGCTGGCGATCCAGGCCAAGCTGCTGCGCACGCTGCAGAACGGCGAGATCCAGCGGCTGGGCTCGGACCGCCCGCGCCGCGTCAACGTGCGCGTGATCGCCGCCACCAACCGCAACCTGCGCGAGCATGTGCGCGATGGCTCGTTCCGCGCCGACCTGTACCACCGCCTGTCGGTCTACCCGATCCCGATCCCGCCGCTGCGCGAGCGCGGCAACGACGTGCTGCTGCTCGCCGGGCGCTTCCTCGAGCTGAACCGCGCCCGCCTGGGGCTGCGCAGCCTGCGGCTCTCGGGCGGCGCGCAGGACGCGCTGCGCCACTACCGCTGGCCCGGCAACGTGCGCGAGCTGGAGCACGTGATCAGCCGCGCCGCGCTGCGCGCGGTCAGCCGCGGCGCGGGTCGCAATGACATCGTGACGCTGGAGCCGGAACTGCTCGACCTCGACGGCCTGGAATTGCCGCCGGCCACCCGCCCCGGCAGCGGCGCGGCCAGCCCGCCCGCCACGCCGGCGCTGCCCGCGGCGGCAACGCTGCGCGACGCCGTCGAGCACACCCAGCGGGCCTGCATCGCGCACGCCCTGCGCGAGCAAGGCGGCAACTGGGCGCAGGCGGCGCGCCAGCTCGGCATCGACGCCAGCAACCTGCACAAGCTGGCCAGGCGGCTGGGTTGCAAGTGATCCGAGTCCGGTTCCGGTGCCGCGGCATGGCAAGTCGCGCCATTACCGCATAAGCTGATGCGGATGCCCACGCAGGGCGCCATCGCCGTGTGCAGCAACTGCCGCCCCCTGCGCGCACGGCCCGCCACTGGAGAATCCCGTGATGATGACTGCAACGCAAATCTTCTGGCCGCCGGTGTTCTGGCCATTTCCCGCCGTCTACGCCGGCGTGCCGCAGCTGGAGGCCATGCAGGCCGACCTGGCCGGCGCCTGGCGCCGCATGGCCGAACTCAACCTGGACTTCGCCCGCACCCTGTTCGAGAACATCCAGTTCGACGCCATGGGCACGATGATGGAGCCGGACCCCGAAGCCCGCTACGCGCGCGAGATCGCCAGCGAGCTACCGCTGCTCGGCGCCCCGCTGCAATACGCTTCGACCATGCTGGAGCTGTATGCGCGCGCCCAGCAGAAATGGATCGACGGCTGGGGCCATCTGCTGACGCGCGGCATGGGCTTCGACTGGCCGGGCCTGCAGCAGGACGTCGTCGATATTCCCTTCTGGCTGGTGCGGGAAACCCCGAGACAGGCCTGACCGGGTCCGGATACGGGTGCGGCGCGACCGGTACGGCGGCGGCCGCGCGGCCGCTGTTGCATCGGCGCACCCGCTGCCAAGCCGGCGATGCCGAACGGTATCATGCTGGCTGACGAGATCGCGGAGCGCATGCAACCGGCGTGCGCCTGGCCGGGCGGCGGCACCAATGCCCGGGTCTCGAACACGCGCGCCGCCTTCAATGCCCTCATATTCACTGGTTCTCCTGCTTACCGTCGCCGTGGTTGCCTGCATCGGCATGGCCATCGCCACCTGGCCGCGGCGCGACGATCCGACCGTGCAGGCCTTCCTGGTGCTGGCCGCCGGCGCGGCCACCTGGAGCGGCGGCCGCCTGCTGGAGATCAGCTCGACCGACCTGGAGGGGCGCATCCTGTGGGCCAAGATCCAGTACCTCGGCATCGTCGCGGTGCCGATCGGCTGGCTGGTGGCGATGGTGCACCTGAGCCGCCCGCGCTACGTGGTGCCGTGGTCAAGGCTGTGGCTGCCGGTGCTGGCGGCGGTGGTGACGGTGGTGATGGTCTTTACCAACGAGCGCCACGGGCTGGTGTGGCCGCGCATCACGCTGATGCCGCCCGGGGTCTCGCCCGGCGCGGTGTTCGACCATGGCATCGGCTATGCCGTGGTGGCGGCGTGGTCATACCTGCTGCTGGCGCTGAGCCTGTATTTCCTGGTCACGGCCGAAGTGCCCAACGGCGCCTTGTCGCGCCGCGGGCGCGCCATCCTGGGCGCGGGCCTGGCCCTGCCGCTGGTGGCCAATGTCGCCTACCTGAACCGCTGGACCGGGCCGCTGGGCGGTGACCTGACCCCGGCGACGTTTTCG from Cupriavidus taiwanensis includes the following:
- the soxR gene encoding redox-sensitive transcriptional activator SoxR, with the protein product MASKQPPATPRRRRPAPAQELLSVGEVAARTGIAVSALHFYEARGLIASTRSGGNQRRYARAVLRRLAVIRVAQRMGLPLAVIADAMRKLPDGRAPTVADWRRLSASWRDDLDERIRTLTQLRDQLDGCIGCGCLSLKACPLRNPHDALAGEGPGPHFAE
- a CDS encoding RidA family protein; amino-acid sequence: MTTFPFSPFAPSSLRSPALPAFPAAPLAPAVPFARLNDSLSLLNPEGLYDPRPNGYSHVALVEGPVRIVYVSGQGGEDAAGCLPLDFPRQVARAMHNLRIALQAAGADVGDVAKLTVLVVDHSHDRLRTFGAALREMWGDRPTPACTLIPVPRLALDNMLFEIEATAVLPA
- the norR gene encoding nitric oxide reductase transcriptional regulator NorR; this encodes MHPDLLADLVIDLPHAVRLQRLVSALRTHFRCGAVALLRLEEDHLRPVAVDGLVRDALGRRFAVGLHPRLAAILARRGVTCFHHDSMLPDPYDGLIDEHVGEPLPVHDCMGTRLEVDGQPWGVLTLDALAVGTFDGAAQAELQRLTVIVEAAIRTTRLEGEIRALQLARGTPESEEGAAPHDIGAEIIGQSEAIANLLHELEVVADTDLPVLLLGETGVGKELFAHRLHRQSRRRAQPLVHVNCAALPESLAESELFGHARGAFSGATGERPGRFEAADGGTLFLDEVGELPLAIQAKLLRTLQNGEIQRLGSDRPRRVNVRVIAATNRNLREHVRDGSFRADLYHRLSVYPIPIPPLRERGNDVLLLAGRFLELNRARLGLRSLRLSGGAQDALRHYRWPGNVRELEHVISRAALRAVSRGAGRNDIVTLEPELLDLDGLELPPATRPGSGAASPPATPALPAAATLRDAVEHTQRACIAHALREQGGNWAQAARQLGIDASNLHKLARRLGCK
- the ytfE gene encoding iron-sulfur cluster repair protein YtfE, which encodes MTLQDHSLGQLARQIPGATRIFHDHGLDFCCGGKQTLRDAAQQKGLDAAAVAAIAAQLRALQAEADPSAQDWNTATPAALIEHILVRFHARHREQLPELIRLARRVEQVHGDRPECPLGLADHLSEMLGELESHMQKEEQVLFPMLLRGLHAAASRPITVMRAEHDDHGVALQRLAELTHDITLPRAACNTWRALYLGLRTLREDLMEHIHLENNVLFEGAAATASATAQASGCGCSAHA
- a CDS encoding polyhydroxyalkanoate granule-associated phasin; translated protein: MMTATQIFWPPVFWPFPAVYAGVPQLEAMQADLAGAWRRMAELNLDFARTLFENIQFDAMGTMMEPDPEARYAREIASELPLLGAPLQYASTMLELYARAQQKWIDGWGHLLTRGMGFDWPGLQQDVVDIPFWLVRETPRQA
- a CDS encoding c-type cytochrome, whose product is MRRIAATLLALTVFTAIPATATAAAAAADLQAGKALFATRCASCHHVGRNARAGFGPQLNGIFGRAAGSTPDFQYSEAMRASKVVWSHDTLRAFVRSPGKVVPGTKMRFWGLGDDQQITDLLAYLETFK
- a CDS encoding nitric-oxide reductase large subunit, whose translation is MGPYRKLWFLLIAVLAVTFSLLGYYGVEVYRQAPPIPAKVVTAEGRTLFSGDDILDGQTAWQSVGGMQLGSIWGHGAYQAPDWTADWLHRELTAWLELAARDGYGRAFAQLDAPAQAALREQLRTEYRGNAADAASNVLTVSKRRAQAIAVTAAYYDQLFSDAPALHTTREHFAMKENTLPSAERRQQLTHFFFWTAWAASTARPGHEATYTNNWPHEPLIGNQPTSENVVWSVISVVVLLAGVGFLVWAWAFLRGKEEAPPQAPARDPLLSVALTPSQRALGKYLFLVVALFVFQVFLGGFTAHYTVEGQKFYGVDVSQWFPYALVRTWHIQSALFWIATGFLAAGLFLAPLINGGKDPKFQRLGVDVLFWALVVVVVGSFAGNYLAIAQKLPPHLNFWLGHQGYEYVDLGRLWQIGKFAGILIWLVLMMRGILPALRARGTDRNLLALLTSSVVAIGLFYGAGLAYGERTSLTVMEYWRWWVVHLWVEGFFEVFATTALAFIFSTLGLVSRPMATAASLASASLFMLGGIPGTFHHLYFAGTTTPVMAVGAAFSALEVVPLIVLGHEAWENWSLKRRAPWMADLKWPLMCFVAVAFWNMLGAGVFGFMINPPIALYYIQGQNTTPVHAHAALFGVYGFLALGFTLLVLRYVRPAYRLSPALMKTAFWGLNIGLVLMIGTSLLPIGIIQFLASVEHGTWYSRSEAFMQQPILQTLRWVRTFGDVVFIVGAVSFAWQVVLGLANRTPLAADAVATGMKPAAR
- a CDS encoding nuclear transport factor 2 family protein, whose product is MTYPETGLTSRHVAALAPIEDYLQGHITGKAEFMYQAFAADARIVSFRDGKLHALTVEEFATARCPGHPAADEAQRKRFITQFDVVGNAGVAKVVLEYPGVTFTDYMTLLEIDGVWKIVNKTFSAAAR
- a CDS encoding NAD(P)H-dependent oxidoreductase, with amino-acid sequence MKVLLVYAHPEPRSLNGAIRDFAVQRLRDAGHEVQLSDLYAMQWKPLLDASDSKVPKADEPFHPSLDSKHAFDHGLQSDDIAGEQDKLRWADAVILQFPLWWFSMPAILKGWVERVYAYGFAYGVGEHSDQRWGDRYGEGTLAGKRAMLIVTAGGWASHYSARGINGPIDDILFPIHHGILHYPGFDVLPPYLVYRTGKVDAARFAQIREELGERLDALGTTAPIPFRRQNGGDYLIPQLTLREDVAPQAAGFAAHVDRARR
- a CDS encoding LysR family transcriptional regulator — translated: MTDSASSLRRLDLNLLVTLDVLLSEHNVTRAAERLHLSQPSVSVHLARLRDHFGDPLLLPGPRGMRPTARADALRQPLREALGALAQAVSADTPFDPATSTHTWRVAATDYGESTIVLPALQGLRKAAPGARLAVVEMVPTRIARQAERAELDLAFHTTDGSPPALHRRALFTERYVLVGRAGNPRLKRRPTLAQFCALEHVIVSPDGGGFHGVTDEALARAGMQRRVVLSVPHFLFVTAALASTDLVAMLPERLVRGAPALRAVAAPVEVPGYEMSMLWPERVHRDPAHRWLREHIATSV
- a CDS encoding DsbA family oxidoreductase, with the protein product MPQPLKIDFVSDIACPWCAIGLASLQLALQRVGDAVGAEIVVHPFELNPGMRPEGEAIVDYIGRKYGRTPAQIAETQAMIRERGAAVGFAFGQRTRVYNTFDAHRLLHWAGLEGKQLPLKQALLRAYHADGKDPSNHDVLAEAAQAVGLDAATARKVLAGDDYADVVRAEVQEYQRMGINSVPSIIFNNRYLVTGGQPVEAFEQAIREIVAEAQQAGNR